The following proteins come from a genomic window of Pseudomonadota bacterium:
- a CDS encoding AarF/ABC1/UbiB kinase family protein, with translation MENENSSLVQRFKRYGHISLSGASLFPTFLLKTMGVNIDSQHHAEQITAILGNLKGPLMKIAQILGTVPEILPEEYAEKLRQLQSEAPSMGWPFVKRRMTSELGPLWETHFQYFEKQARFAASLGQVHYARDQRGRPLALKLQYPNMKGVIEADLAQFKVIFSLYSRFSKGLETGEIYEEIKEHLLEELNYKKEAFHMHIFRKSLKDFKDVRIPDVIPELSTTRLLALSWEEGKPLLEFKDASQNLKNKLAKNLFEAWYVPFYHDGFLHGDPHPGNYRGQDDGTIILFDFGCVRRFHPNFIQGVLDLYRALLINDEELMIFAYERWGFKNLQKPVIEALTLWARFLYGPLLQDRVMSLQEASSPQAGKEIAGIVHKALREAGGVAPPREFVFMDRAAVGLGSLFMRLSAQLNWHQMFEQIIAGFDVQHVENKQIKNLEIKI, from the coding sequence ATGGAGAATGAGAATTCTTCTTTGGTGCAGCGCTTTAAACGCTATGGACATATTTCTTTAAGTGGCGCCTCTCTTTTTCCAACGTTTCTTTTAAAAACAATGGGCGTCAACATTGATTCTCAGCATCATGCGGAACAAATAACGGCGATTCTTGGAAACCTCAAGGGCCCGCTTATGAAAATCGCTCAAATTCTTGGAACCGTTCCTGAAATCCTTCCAGAAGAATACGCCGAAAAGCTCAGGCAACTTCAATCTGAAGCGCCTTCCATGGGATGGCCCTTTGTCAAAAGAAGAATGACAAGTGAACTTGGACCTTTATGGGAGACTCATTTTCAGTATTTTGAAAAACAGGCGCGATTTGCAGCATCTTTGGGACAAGTTCACTATGCGCGTGATCAAAGAGGACGGCCGCTTGCTTTAAAGCTTCAATATCCAAACATGAAAGGGGTTATTGAGGCTGATCTTGCCCAATTTAAAGTTATTTTTTCTCTTTATAGCCGATTTTCCAAAGGTCTTGAAACAGGAGAAATTTATGAAGAAATTAAAGAACACCTTTTAGAGGAGCTTAATTATAAAAAAGAAGCTTTTCATATGCATATTTTTCGGAAAAGCTTAAAGGATTTTAAAGATGTTCGAATCCCAGATGTTATTCCCGAACTTAGCACCACAAGGCTTTTAGCCTTATCTTGGGAAGAGGGGAAGCCCCTTTTAGAATTTAAAGATGCCTCTCAAAATCTTAAAAATAAATTGGCAAAAAATTTATTTGAAGCTTGGTATGTTCCTTTTTATCACGATGGATTCCTCCATGGCGACCCCCATCCAGGAAATTACCGAGGTCAAGATGATGGAACCATCATCCTTTTTGATTTTGGGTGTGTGCGTCGTTTTCATCCAAATTTTATTCAAGGCGTTCTTGATCTTTATCGTGCTCTTTTAATAAATGATGAAGAATTGATGATTTTTGCATATGAAAGGTGGGGATTTAAAAATCTCCAAAAGCCTGTTATTGAGGCATTAACGCTTTGGGCACGTTTTTTATATGGTCCGCTTCTTCAAGACCGGGTCATGTCTCTTCAAGAGGCAAGTTCGCCTCAAGCAGGAAAAGAAATTGCAGGTATTGTCCATAAAGCTCTTCGAGAGGCTGGGGGGGTTGCACCGCCCCGTGAATTTGTTTTTATGGATAGAGCTGCTGTTGGACTTGGATCTCTTTTTATGAGACTCTCAGCTCAGCTCAATTGGCATCAGATGTTTGAACAGATCATTGCAGGATTTGATGTTCAACATGTTGAAAATAAACAAATTAAAAATTTGGAAATAAAAATTTAG
- the gatC gene encoding Asp-tRNA(Asn)/Glu-tRNA(Gln) amidotransferase subunit GatC, which translates to MSTTSSVTKDTVLKIAKLARIEISEKEVPLLVQELDGILHWIDRLNQVDTTTTPPLSTPLQELHTSQPLRPDHVTDGNIVEKILSNAPEVVLNMFVVPKVVE; encoded by the coding sequence ATGTCAACCACATCTTCTGTTACAAAAGACACTGTTTTAAAAATTGCCAAACTTGCACGCATTGAGATTTCTGAAAAAGAAGTCCCTCTTCTTGTTCAAGAATTGGACGGAATTCTTCACTGGATTGATCGCTTGAATCAAGTGGATACAACGACGACACCTCCCCTCTCAACGCCCCTTCAAGAACTCCATACCTCGCAACCTCTGCGTCCAGATCATGTCACAGATGGAAATATTGTCGAAAAAATTCTCTCGAATGCACCGGAAGTTGTTTTAAATATGTTTGTTGTTCCCAAAGTTGTTGAATAA
- the gatB gene encoding Asp-tRNA(Asn)/Glu-tRNA(Gln) amidotransferase subunit GatB: MPHDPSSSLIEGRTGLWEIVIGLEVHAQVTSQSKLFSGASTAFAGEPNTQVSLVDAAFPGMLPVLNQYCVEQAVKTGLGINATINLISQFDRKNYFYADLPSGYQISQLYHPIVGKGYLDIDLEDGRQKRIHITRLHLEQDAGKSFHDQHPKKSYIDLNRCGVALMEIVSEPDLRSAEETICYLKKLRMILQYLKTCDGNMDEGSMRADINVSVRKPGAEFGTRAEIKNVNSFRFIQQAIDYEAHRQIEILEEGGSIAQETRLYDPTKGETRSMRGKEDAHDYRYFPDPDLLPLVLDKNWIESLQKTLPELPDAKKKRFIDTYALTSYEADVLVAEEALAHFYEDGISFLKNKQTGSKLLATWMMGDFFAALNRENKTIAESPVTSAHLAELVNLINDDTISGKIAKDVFITLWETQKSPSSIVEEKGLLQITDSAAIEEVIKRVLAENMSMVQEYKNGKDKLFGFFVGQVMKHMQGKAKPEMVNDLLKQALRS; the protein is encoded by the coding sequence ATGCCTCACGATCCCTCCTCTTCTCTCATCGAAGGTCGCACAGGACTTTGGGAAATTGTCATTGGCCTTGAAGTTCATGCCCAAGTCACCTCTCAGTCAAAACTTTTTTCTGGAGCATCAACAGCTTTTGCAGGAGAACCCAATACACAAGTCTCCCTCGTTGATGCAGCCTTTCCAGGCATGCTTCCCGTTTTAAACCAATATTGTGTTGAACAAGCTGTCAAAACAGGGCTTGGGATTAATGCAACCATAAATCTTATCTCTCAATTTGATCGCAAGAACTATTTTTATGCTGACCTTCCTTCAGGTTATCAAATTTCTCAGCTTTATCACCCCATTGTGGGAAAAGGCTATCTCGATATTGATCTTGAAGATGGTCGTCAAAAACGTATTCATATTACACGTCTTCATCTTGAGCAAGATGCTGGCAAAAGCTTCCATGATCAACATCCTAAAAAGTCATATATCGATTTAAATCGATGTGGGGTTGCATTGATGGAAATTGTTTCAGAACCTGATCTTCGAAGTGCGGAAGAAACAATTTGTTATCTTAAAAAATTACGCATGATTCTTCAATATTTGAAAACCTGTGACGGCAATATGGATGAAGGAAGCATGCGTGCTGACATTAATGTTTCTGTCAGAAAACCAGGTGCTGAATTTGGGACACGTGCTGAGATTAAAAATGTAAACTCTTTTCGATTTATTCAACAAGCCATTGACTATGAAGCCCACCGTCAGATCGAAATCCTTGAAGAAGGTGGATCTATTGCTCAAGAAACGCGCCTTTACGATCCCACAAAAGGAGAAACACGATCCATGCGTGGAAAAGAAGATGCACATGATTATCGTTATTTTCCAGATCCAGATCTTCTTCCTCTTGTTCTTGATAAGAATTGGATAGAATCTCTTCAAAAAACGCTTCCAGAACTTCCAGATGCGAAAAAAAAGCGCTTCATTGACACCTATGCTTTAACGTCTTATGAAGCAGACGTTCTTGTTGCAGAAGAAGCTCTGGCTCATTTTTATGAAGATGGGATTTCCTTTCTTAAAAACAAACAAACAGGATCTAAGCTTCTCGCCACCTGGATGATGGGTGATTTTTTTGCAGCTTTAAATCGAGAGAATAAGACGATTGCAGAGTCTCCTGTTACCTCTGCACATTTGGCTGAGCTTGTCAATCTTATCAATGACGATACGATTTCTGGAAAAATTGCAAAGGATGTCTTTATAACGCTTTGGGAAACTCAAAAATCTCCCTCTTCCATTGTGGAAGAAAAAGGCCTTCTCCAAATTACAGACTCTGCAGCTATTGAAGAAGTTATTAAACGTGTCTTAGCCGAAAATATGTCCATGGTTCAGGAGTATAAAAATGGAAAAGATAAACTCTTTGGTTTTTTTGTGGGACAAGTCATGAAACACATGCAAGGAAAAGCAAAGCCTGAAATGGTGAATGATCTTTTAAAACAGGCTTTAAGGTCCTAA
- a CDS encoding phage tail tape measure protein, producing MRQFFSSVSTLALLLCLTTQPIFSMENEEGESQDKTASLRTVSPSREGDSADVGYVLYTIVRGNGQTHVALPKELELHHHYKFPTYSAEAYFDLMDKKLPQLLNINKLRGQLPKDRILNLCEEFLKNVGLPFTLFIEDTATFLVIMSQGTEEGIGLSAPLEVKDKRPHTRERNLIKKEKEKTAAAFVASGAPILTPPSPLKGISVADLIRISEKVCNTRVSLLKTRESLRSGSEQTEACLTECVDVYKRFLVYLNNFRGKVRLPQNHILFLRTHFDAYCALTPLFESLKEVYLLHNENEKYIETVGIQGEYLSLHLTVTQELLKIFPENPVIIGSRRTLLDGLYTLAIVEYGNYLAVDPVKAACSYGKAEKYNDQLKEAGEQALYAKNRAQLHELKVKKASVVQRGSARTQEAKRLLDALKKFEENKSQDVIFSDHREFMAFLRKSMHETARLSSQEMSNVQRQIIALENKILDRRGNSFLSLPDVKAFYRQYKKDLLGRTDELMDMTNLLVGFFTASGQFEQGINHIDALKEAYEGVDLGGFSKEMDIKRSVLRALQGFPEDFLKIWESAIEGTEQLRKERLERKKQREEKRMAIIKEAVRTAQAANSLSYRSQVTSEKTPESSEKTPEILSTLATSAQLSGFSGSVFDTESPKETKEEREKRHRLSLERKEQEKKRIEAQQRQQKEPVVYQRAAAAAAADEDFSIEQEKEGYIPFDLDIQEGLTTLQRRLEHEMETNSWNFTRDELRAYYESFGCKISQRGSHVKAALPTFEMIELPDGTPLVINFNFEEFELQGGSFTFAKWRHTVPQYLRSQILEARRRIQAFKRVVNDEVRRVMENKN from the coding sequence ATGCGTCAATTTTTTTCAAGTGTTTCAACCTTGGCTCTTCTTTTGTGTTTGACGACTCAGCCTATTTTTTCAATGGAAAATGAAGAGGGAGAATCTCAAGATAAAACAGCTTCACTGCGCACTGTGAGTCCTTCAAGAGAGGGAGATTCTGCGGATGTTGGATATGTTCTATATACCATCGTCAGAGGGAATGGTCAAACCCATGTGGCTCTTCCTAAAGAATTAGAATTACATCATCATTATAAATTTCCAACGTATAGTGCAGAGGCTTATTTTGACCTTATGGATAAAAAGCTTCCACAACTTTTAAACATTAATAAGCTTAGAGGTCAACTTCCAAAAGATAGAATTCTGAACCTTTGTGAGGAGTTTTTAAAGAATGTCGGATTGCCTTTTACTCTTTTTATAGAGGATACGGCGACATTTTTAGTAATAATGTCGCAAGGCACGGAAGAGGGGATAGGCCTTTCTGCTCCATTGGAAGTTAAGGATAAACGTCCCCACACGCGTGAAAGAAATCTTATAAAAAAAGAAAAAGAAAAGACGGCAGCTGCTTTTGTTGCATCCGGTGCTCCTATACTTACACCCCCTTCGCCTCTAAAAGGCATTTCAGTTGCAGATTTAATTCGTATTTCGGAAAAGGTGTGTAATACAAGAGTTTCTTTATTAAAAACACGCGAAAGTCTACGAAGTGGATCGGAACAAACAGAAGCATGTTTAACGGAGTGTGTGGATGTCTATAAAAGATTTCTTGTTTATCTTAATAACTTTAGAGGTAAAGTAAGACTTCCTCAAAATCATATCCTCTTTTTAAGAACACATTTTGATGCTTATTGCGCGCTTACACCTCTTTTTGAAAGTTTAAAGGAGGTGTATTTACTCCATAATGAAAACGAAAAGTATATTGAAACGGTCGGCATACAAGGTGAGTATCTGTCACTTCATTTGACGGTAACGCAGGAACTTCTAAAGATCTTTCCTGAAAATCCAGTTATTATTGGGTCAAGAAGAACACTGTTAGATGGACTTTATACTTTAGCCATTGTTGAGTATGGGAATTATTTGGCAGTTGATCCTGTAAAAGCAGCATGTTCTTATGGAAAAGCTGAAAAATATAATGATCAGCTTAAAGAAGCTGGAGAACAAGCGCTTTATGCTAAAAACAGAGCGCAGCTTCATGAATTAAAAGTTAAAAAAGCTTCTGTCGTACAGAGGGGCTCTGCTCGAACACAAGAAGCCAAACGTTTACTTGATGCTTTAAAAAAATTTGAAGAAAACAAATCTCAAGATGTCATTTTTTCTGATCATCGAGAATTCATGGCCTTTTTAAGGAAATCTATGCACGAAACTGCTCGATTGTCATCTCAAGAAATGAGCAATGTTCAAAGACAAATTATTGCTCTCGAAAATAAGATTCTCGATAGGAGAGGAAACTCCTTTTTATCTCTCCCAGACGTGAAGGCATTTTATCGACAATACAAAAAAGATCTTTTGGGACGAACAGATGAACTTATGGACATGACAAATTTGTTGGTTGGTTTTTTTACTGCCTCCGGTCAATTTGAACAAGGAATAAATCATATAGATGCCTTGAAGGAAGCTTATGAAGGTGTTGACTTGGGTGGTTTTTCCAAAGAGATGGATATAAAACGATCTGTTCTAAGAGCCTTGCAAGGATTTCCTGAAGACTTTTTAAAGATATGGGAGTCTGCAATTGAAGGAACGGAGCAATTGAGAAAAGAGCGTTTGGAAAGGAAAAAACAAAGAGAAGAAAAAAGAATGGCCATTATTAAGGAAGCTGTGCGCACTGCTCAGGCAGCTAATTCTTTAAGTTATCGCTCTCAGGTCACTTCTGAAAAAACACCAGAGTCTTCTGAAAAGACACCAGAAATCTTGAGCACTCTTGCCACTTCTGCTCAGCTTTCGGGGTTCTCAGGTTCAGTATTTGATACAGAGAGCCCCAAAGAGACGAAAGAAGAGAGAGAAAAAAGACATCGGCTGAGTTTAGAAAGAAAGGAACAAGAAAAGAAACGGATTGAAGCTCAGCAACGTCAACAAAAAGAACCTGTGGTTTATCAAAGAGCAGCAGCTGCTGCCGCAGCGGATGAAGATTTTTCTATTGAGCAAGAAAAAGAAGGTTACATTCCCTTTGATCTTGATATTCAAGAAGGTTTGACCACCCTTCAAAGACGTCTTGAACATGAAATGGAAACAAATTCTTGGAATTTTACACGGGATGAATTGCGGGCTTATTATGAAAGTTTTGGATGTAAAATAAGCCAAAGAGGCTCTCATGTTAAAGCGGCTCTTCCAACATTTGAAATGATTGAACTTCCCGATGGTACGCCCCTTGTTATTAACTTTAATTTTGAAGAATTTGAACTTCAAGGGGGCTCGTTTACATTTGCAAAATGGCGCCACACTGTTCCCCAGTATTTGCGGTCTCAAATTCTTGAAGCCCGAAGACGTATTCAGGCTTTTAAACGCGTTGTGAATGATGAAGTTCGCCGTGTAATGGAGAATAAAAATTAA
- the gatA gene encoding Asp-tRNA(Asn)/Glu-tRNA(Gln) amidotransferase subunit GatA — protein MSNTLLTYSACDLLNLLKKRDISALEVCESYISQMEKIRPLNAFVTETSDVARQNALESDKRYKSSSSLPLDGLPFAHKDLFATEGILTSASSKILSNFIPPYESTVSQKLKKNGIVLMGKTNMDEFAMGSSTITSHYGPSLNPWVSPSFPSTPLVPGGSSGGSTAAVAAFAAIASTGTDTGGSIRQPASYCGLVGIKPSYGRCSRYGIVAFASSLDQAGVHTRCVKDAALFLQYMAGHDSKDSTSAKVDVPAYIETITGDIKGKRIGIPKEYRPQGLSEDIARLWDKGIALLKERGAIIEEISLPHTDLALPTYYILAPAEASSNLARYDGVRFGVRNEHPGDTLNDLYEHTRGSGFGAEVKRRIFLGTYVLSTGFYDAYFLKAQKVRFLIAEDFKKAFESGIDFILTPTTPSGAFSVENPPKDPIEMYLNDVFTVPSSLAGLPAISVPAGLSEKGLPLGLQLIAPAFQESALLNVAYALEDALEFKGLTPETIFLPNS, from the coding sequence ATGTCAAACACCCTCTTGACCTATTCAGCATGCGACCTTCTGAATCTTTTGAAAAAACGAGATATATCGGCCCTTGAAGTTTGTGAAAGTTATATTTCTCAAATGGAAAAAATCAGGCCTCTGAATGCTTTTGTAACGGAAACTTCTGATGTTGCACGCCAAAATGCGCTTGAATCTGACAAACGCTATAAAAGTTCCTCTTCGCTGCCTCTCGATGGACTGCCCTTTGCCCATAAAGATCTTTTTGCCACGGAAGGCATTTTAACATCTGCTTCCTCAAAAATTCTTTCAAACTTCATCCCTCCCTATGAATCGACTGTTTCTCAAAAACTTAAAAAGAACGGGATTGTTTTAATGGGAAAGACAAACATGGATGAATTTGCCATGGGATCTTCAACGATAACCAGCCATTATGGCCCTTCTTTGAATCCTTGGGTGTCTCCAAGCTTTCCAAGTACGCCTCTTGTTCCAGGAGGATCTTCAGGAGGATCCACAGCCGCCGTTGCAGCCTTTGCAGCCATTGCTTCAACGGGAACAGATACGGGAGGATCGATTCGTCAACCTGCAAGTTACTGTGGCCTTGTTGGTATAAAGCCCAGCTATGGACGATGCTCACGGTATGGCATTGTGGCTTTTGCATCTTCCTTAGACCAAGCCGGCGTCCATACGCGATGTGTCAAAGATGCCGCTCTTTTTCTTCAATATATGGCAGGACATGATTCCAAGGACTCAACATCAGCGAAGGTTGATGTTCCAGCCTATATAGAAACTATCACAGGAGATATAAAAGGAAAACGTATTGGTATTCCTAAAGAATATCGTCCTCAAGGTCTTTCTGAGGATATTGCGCGACTTTGGGATAAAGGCATTGCACTTCTCAAAGAACGTGGCGCCATCATTGAAGAGATTTCTCTTCCGCATACAGATCTTGCGCTTCCAACTTATTATATCTTGGCCCCAGCAGAAGCGTCTTCTAATCTCGCACGGTATGACGGCGTGCGATTTGGTGTTCGGAATGAGCATCCTGGAGACACTTTAAATGATCTTTATGAACATACCCGGGGCTCAGGATTTGGAGCAGAAGTTAAAAGACGTATTTTCCTTGGAACATATGTTCTTTCCACAGGATTTTATGATGCTTATTTCTTAAAAGCTCAAAAAGTCCGCTTTTTAATTGCAGAAGACTTTAAAAAAGCATTTGAAAGTGGCATTGATTTTATCCTTACCCCCACAACCCCCAGTGGTGCATTTTCTGTGGAAAATCCACCCAAAGATCCAATTGAAATGTATTTGAACGATGTCTTTACCGTTCCCTCTTCTCTTGCAGGCCTACCCGCCATCTCAGTTCCTGCAGGCCTTTCAGAAAAAGGGCTGCCTCTTGGCTTGCAATTGATCGCGCCTGCCTTTCAGGAAAGCGCCCTCTTAAATGTGGCCTATGCCCTTGAAGACGCCCTTGAATTTAAAGGGTTGACGCCTGAAACTATTTTTCTTCCCAATTCTTAA
- a CDS encoding M3 family oligoendopeptidase has protein sequence MAVDLPRWNLSDLYKGVDDPVLEKEFLEIDADIQTFKATYSGKVASLSQEKFLKAITLFEKIQEKLGKIQAFAYLLFSTHTQDEAVIGFFQSVEERVTTLSADLLFFTLEINRLDEETLQGKFRNCNFPYLPWIQAIRLFKDHALSDELEKVFLELSIPASQAWVRLFDETLGSLKIAFEGKALNLSDALNLFSSPNSQTRKLIAKSLSQALEEKGSLFALIYNTLMKEKGIEDKWRRYPNPQMSRHLNNQIEEESVEALSKAVIKAYPKLSHRYYALKAKVLGLEKLEYWDRNAPLFYGAEENEYSWKEAKDLVLEAYQDFSPQMAEIGNSFFENGWIDAALYPGKDSGAYSHPTVPKVHPYILMNFYGKGRDVMTLAHELGHGIHQILAHSKGYFLSDTPLTVAETASVFGEMLTFQKMLKRLKDPLQKKYLLSQKIEDMLNTVVRQIAFYTFEKRVHAVRQEKELSLSDFGQIWMTTQKEALGPAFNLDESYHIYWTYISHFIHSPFYVYAYAVGDCLVNSLYRLYEKNTEGFSEKYLDLLKAGGSKPYDELLKPFNLNPKDPDFWSLGLSYIEELIKALEDLVNGE, from the coding sequence ATGGCTGTTGATTTACCGCGTTGGAATCTTTCTGATTTATATAAAGGGGTGGATGATCCTGTTCTTGAGAAAGAATTTTTGGAAATTGACGCAGATATTCAAACGTTTAAAGCAACGTATTCAGGAAAGGTTGCCTCTCTTTCACAAGAAAAGTTTTTAAAAGCGATTACTCTTTTCGAAAAGATTCAAGAAAAGCTTGGAAAAATACAGGCTTTTGCCTACCTTCTTTTTTCAACCCATACGCAAGATGAAGCGGTTATTGGTTTTTTTCAGAGTGTTGAAGAGCGTGTGACAACACTCTCAGCAGATCTTTTATTTTTTACACTCGAAATCAATCGATTGGATGAAGAGACGCTTCAAGGTAAGTTTAGAAATTGTAACTTCCCTTATTTACCTTGGATTCAAGCCATCCGTCTTTTTAAAGACCATGCCTTATCGGATGAGCTTGAGAAAGTTTTTCTTGAGCTTTCAATTCCGGCTTCTCAAGCATGGGTACGCCTTTTTGATGAAACGTTGGGCTCTCTTAAGATTGCTTTTGAAGGGAAGGCATTGAATTTATCGGATGCGCTCAATTTATTTTCGTCACCAAATTCACAAACACGTAAACTCATTGCAAAGTCTTTAAGTCAAGCCTTGGAAGAAAAAGGGTCCCTTTTCGCGCTTATATATAATACGCTTATGAAAGAAAAAGGGATTGAAGATAAATGGCGGCGCTATCCAAATCCTCAAATGAGCAGGCATTTGAACAATCAAATTGAAGAAGAAAGTGTTGAAGCCCTCTCAAAAGCCGTTATAAAAGCATATCCAAAACTTTCCCATCGATATTATGCGCTTAAAGCCAAGGTTCTTGGACTCGAAAAGCTTGAGTATTGGGATCGCAATGCCCCTCTTTTTTATGGTGCAGAAGAAAATGAGTACAGCTGGAAGGAAGCGAAAGATCTTGTTTTGGAAGCTTATCAGGATTTTTCTCCTCAAATGGCTGAGATTGGAAATTCTTTTTTTGAGAACGGTTGGATTGACGCAGCCCTTTATCCTGGAAAAGACAGTGGTGCTTATTCTCATCCTACGGTTCCAAAAGTTCATCCTTATATTTTGATGAATTTTTATGGGAAAGGACGGGATGTTATGACGCTAGCCCACGAGCTTGGGCATGGCATTCATCAAATTCTTGCACATTCAAAAGGATATTTTTTAAGTGATACGCCGTTAACGGTTGCTGAAACAGCAAGTGTCTTTGGCGAGATGCTGACGTTTCAAAAGATGTTAAAACGTCTTAAAGATCCTCTTCAAAAGAAATATCTTCTGTCTCAAAAAATTGAAGATATGTTGAATACGGTTGTGAGACAAATTGCATTTTATACCTTTGAAAAGCGCGTTCATGCAGTGCGTCAAGAGAAAGAACTGAGTCTTTCTGATTTTGGACAAATTTGGATGACAACCCAGAAAGAAGCCTTGGGGCCTGCTTTTAACCTTGATGAAAGCTATCATATTTATTGGACCTATATTTCTCATTTCATTCATAGTCCTTTTTATGTTTATGCCTATGCTGTTGGGGATTGTTTGGTGAATTCTCTTTATCGGCTTTATGAGAAAAATACGGAAGGATTTTCTGAGAAATATCTTGATCTGTTAAAAGCAGGCGGAAGTAAGCCCTATGATGAGCTTTTAAAACCCTTTAATCTCAATCCAAAGGATCCTGATTTTTGGAGTTTAGGGCTTTCTTATATTGAAGAGCTCATCAAAGCTCTTGAGGATCTTGTAAATGGAGAATGA